CAAAGAGGTCTACGCCATCGACGACGATACCCTCGAGTTCGCGTACACCGACCACATCTCCGTTTTCGACAAGATCATCCCATCCATGGTTCCCCACAAGGGAGAGACCCTCTGCAGGACTGCGAAGTACTGGTTCAACATCCTCAACCAGAACGGCATCAACAACCACTACATCTCCGAGCCCTCCAAGGACAGGATGGATGTCCGCCGTGTGCAGATCATAAGGGATTACAGCAAGATCGACAACACCACCAAGAACTATCTGATCCCTCTCGAGATCATCTGCAGGCATTATGCCGCGGGATCTCTCATGGACAGGGTCAAGGCGGGAAAGGTCACCGCAGAGCAGCTCGGGTTCCCCAAGGGACATGAGGTGAAGTACGGCGAGAAGCTCCCTCAGCCCTTCGTCGAGGCCACCACCAAGCTCGAGGCCACCGACATGAACCTCACCACCGAGGAGGCGAAGAAGATGGCCGGTCTGACCGATGCCGAGTACGACGAGATCGTCAAGACCACTCTCAGGATTGACGAGATCATCGCGAAGGAGGCCGCCAAGAGGAACCTCATCCACTGCGACGGAAAGAAGGAGTACGCCTACGACAAGGAGAGGAAACTCATGGTCATCGACACCTTCGGGACCCTCGACGAGGACCGCTGGTGGGATGCGGAGGAGTACGCCAAAGGAA
The nucleotide sequence above comes from Candidatus Methanomethylophilus alvi Mx1201. Encoded proteins:
- a CDS encoding phosphoribosylaminoimidazolesuccinocarboxamide synthase, which translates into the protein MQKIMTGKVKEVYAIDDDTLEFAYTDHISVFDKIIPSMVPHKGETLCRTAKYWFNILNQNGINNHYISEPSKDRMDVRRVQIIRDYSKIDNTTKNYLIPLEIICRHYAAGSLMDRVKAGKVTAEQLGFPKGHEVKYGEKLPQPFVEATTKLEATDMNLTTEEAKKMAGLTDAEYDEIVKTTLRIDEIIAKEAAKRNLIHCDGKKEYAYDKERKLMVIDTFGTLDEDRWWDAEEYAKGNIVELSKEFVRQYYRETGYHKALYDAREKGLPEPDIPALPQEIVDRVSKLYVDMYERITGEKF